The Gemmatimonadaceae bacterium genome has a segment encoding these proteins:
- the pnuC gene encoding nicotinamide riboside transporter PnuC, with translation MSVLCTWLTAHGMSCLELVAATIGLISVFLAIPESVWNWPTGIVNVAMYAFLFVKQGYYANAGLQIVYLVLSIYGWYEWLHGGRARSELHVSRASRRAWMVSIAVGVATWVLLFTVTRRLPGDAFSYTDAATVAASLVAEWMLAKKLIDNWALWIVVDAVYVAMFIAGRNYLTAVNYIGYFVLAVMGYVAWRRVLAAQTQTATPA, from the coding sequence GTGAGCGTTCTCTGCACATGGCTCACCGCGCACGGCATGAGCTGTCTCGAGCTCGTCGCCGCGACGATCGGATTGATCAGTGTGTTCCTGGCGATTCCCGAGAGTGTTTGGAACTGGCCGACTGGAATCGTCAACGTCGCCATGTACGCGTTCCTCTTCGTGAAGCAAGGGTACTACGCGAACGCGGGATTGCAGATCGTCTATCTCGTGCTGTCGATCTACGGCTGGTACGAATGGCTGCATGGTGGCCGAGCACGTAGCGAGTTGCACGTGTCGCGTGCCTCGCGTCGTGCGTGGATGGTGTCGATCGCGGTCGGTGTCGCGACGTGGGTGCTGCTGTTCACCGTCACGCGTCGGCTCCCGGGCGACGCGTTCTCGTACACGGATGCTGCAACAGTTGCTGCGAGTCTCGTGGCGGAGTGGATGTTGGCGAAGAAGCTCATCGACAACTGGGCGCTGTGGATCGTCGTCGACGCGGTGTACGTCGCGATGTTCATCGCCGGGCGAAACTACCTGACGGCGGTCAACTACATCGGCTACTTCGTGCTCGCGGTGATGGGCTACGTCGCGTGGCGGCGCGTCCTCGCGGCGCAGACCCAAACCGCGACGCCCGCATGA